From one Brachypodium distachyon strain Bd21 chromosome 4, Brachypodium_distachyon_v3.0, whole genome shotgun sequence genomic stretch:
- the LOC100841970 gene encoding germin-like protein 5-1 produces MATLSPSCLLLPTAIMALLLFSLPTPSISGDPDLLQDICVADLTSSGGLKLNGFPCKAAVSADDFYFKGLATAGDTNNTFGSAVTGANVEKLPGLNTLGVSMARIDYAPGGGLNPPHTHPRATEVVFVLHGALDVGFVTAAGNRLFSKTLVAGDVFVFPRGLVHFQKNNGDVPASVISAFNSQFPGTQSLAMALFGANPEVPNDVLTKAFQVGTKEVEKIKSRLAPKKTA; encoded by the coding sequence ATGGCCACGCTTTCTCCCAGCTGCTTGCTTCTCCCCACTGCCATCATGGCCCTactcctcttctccctcccGACCCCGTCCATCTCCGGCGACCCGGACCTCCTCCAAGACATCTGCGTCGCCGACCTCACATCCTCCGGCGGCCTCAAGCTCAACGGCTTCCCCTGTAAAGCCGCCGTCTCGGCAGACGACTTCTACTTCAAGGGCCTGGCGACCGCCGGCGACACCAACAACACCTTCGGCTCCGCCGTGACCGGCGCCAACGTGGAGAAGCTCCCCGGGCTCAACACGCTGGGCGTCTCCATGGCCCGGATCGACTACGCGCCCGGCGGCGGGCTCAACCCGCCGCACACGCACCCGCGCGCCACCGAGgtcgtcttcgtcctccacggcgcccTCGACGTCGGCTTCGTCACCGCCGCCGGGAACAGGCTCTTCTCCAAGaccctcgtcgccggcgacgtcTTCGTCTTCCCCCGTGGCCTGGTTCATTTCCAGAAGAACAATGGCGATGTTCCTGCCTCTGTCATCTCGGCTTTCAACAGCCAGTTCCCCGGCACGCAGTCCCTCGCCATGGCGCTCTTCGGGGCGAACCCCGAGGTGCCGAACGATGTGCTTACCAAGGCGTTCCAGGTTGGGACCAAggaggtggagaagatcaagtcCAGGCTTGCCCCCAAGAAAACAGCTTGA